A region of Micromonospora chokoriensis DNA encodes the following proteins:
- a CDS encoding HNH endonuclease signature motif containing protein yields MVEELAQADDAVAACVDAAVWSLPEHDLVAALDAAHRLQQRLAAVTLTLVREIDGRGTARTHGASSTAVWLRERLRMTVPAARRLVDLASTLDTGNPGIRQALAGGAVTLDQARVIADTAATVTTSAGVEVADKAVGVLVEWAGQFDPTLLRRMGTRILDHVAPDLADAATAAALAAEDARATRDRHLTISEQTGGRLRLTGTLDAETAALLRAAIDPLSAPTGPDDGRSPGQRRHDALADVCRLALRTGELPDSGGDPAQIVVTTDYDALTRQLGSGALDIGLRLTPGTVRRLACDATILPAVLGGPGQVLDVGRQRRLVTGPLRRALVLRDGGCAFPGCDRPPRWCAAHHIRHWADGSPTNLDNAVLLCGHHHRHLHHSEWAVRLGDDGKPEFVPPAWLDPDQLPRRNHYHRRR; encoded by the coding sequence ATGGTTGAGGAGTTGGCGCAGGCGGACGACGCGGTCGCCGCCTGCGTCGACGCCGCCGTCTGGTCCCTGCCGGAGCACGACCTGGTCGCCGCGCTCGACGCCGCGCACCGTCTTCAGCAACGCCTCGCCGCCGTCACCCTGACCCTGGTCCGTGAGATCGACGGCCGCGGCACCGCCCGCACGCACGGCGCGTCCAGCACCGCCGTGTGGTTGCGCGAACGCCTGCGGATGACCGTTCCCGCCGCCCGCCGCCTGGTCGACCTCGCCAGCACCCTGGACACCGGCAACCCTGGCATCCGGCAAGCGCTGGCCGGCGGCGCCGTCACCCTGGACCAGGCCCGCGTCATCGCCGACACGGCCGCCACGGTGACGACGTCGGCGGGCGTCGAGGTGGCCGACAAAGCCGTCGGCGTGCTCGTGGAATGGGCCGGGCAGTTCGACCCCACCCTGCTACGTCGCATGGGCACCCGGATCCTCGACCACGTCGCCCCCGACCTCGCCGACGCCGCCACAGCCGCGGCCCTCGCCGCCGAGGACGCCCGCGCCACCCGCGACCGACACCTCACCATCTCCGAACAGACCGGAGGGCGACTGCGACTCACCGGCACCCTCGACGCCGAAACCGCCGCCCTGCTACGCGCCGCCATCGACCCACTCAGCGCACCCACCGGCCCCGACGACGGGCGATCCCCCGGGCAACGCCGCCACGACGCGCTCGCCGACGTCTGCCGGCTCGCCCTGCGCACCGGTGAGCTGCCCGACAGCGGCGGCGACCCGGCCCAGATCGTCGTCACCACCGACTACGACGCGTTGACCCGGCAGCTGGGCTCCGGGGCGCTCGACATCGGGCTGCGGCTCACCCCTGGCACGGTGCGCCGACTGGCCTGCGACGCCACCATCCTGCCCGCCGTCCTCGGCGGTCCGGGCCAGGTCCTCGACGTCGGTCGACAACGCCGACTCGTCACCGGCCCACTGCGGCGGGCGCTGGTGCTGCGTGACGGCGGATGCGCCTTTCCCGGCTGCGACCGACCACCACGCTGGTGCGCCGCCCACCACATCCGCCACTGGGCCGACGGCAGCCCCACCAACCTCGACAACGCCGTCCTACTCTGCGGCCACCACCACCGACACCTCCACCACAGCGAGTGGGCGGTGCGGCTTGGCGACGACGGCAAGCCGGAGTTCGTGCCGCCCGCCTGGCTCGACCCCGACCAACTTCCGCGCCGCAACCACTACCACCGACGCAGATAG
- the trxA gene encoding thioredoxin — protein sequence MPQETSVSSLITVTDDTFAELVLTSDRPVVVDFWAEWCPPCKMIEKSLVELAQEFGDRMVIAKLNTDDNPQATRRYAVMSLPTLLVFRGGEVVGSVVGSRPKLHLRQSLTMHAGL from the coding sequence ATGCCCCAGGAAACGAGCGTCAGCTCCCTGATCACCGTCACCGACGACACGTTCGCCGAGCTGGTGCTGACCAGCGACCGACCCGTCGTCGTCGACTTCTGGGCGGAGTGGTGCCCGCCGTGCAAGATGATCGAGAAAAGTCTCGTCGAGCTGGCACAGGAGTTCGGCGACCGGATGGTCATCGCCAAGCTCAACACCGACGACAACCCGCAGGCCACGCGGCGCTACGCGGTCATGTCCCTGCCGACGCTGCTGGTGTTCCGTGGGGGCGAGGTCGTCGGCTCGGTCGTCGGGTCCCGGCCGAAACTCCACCTGCGGCAGAGCCTAACCATGCACGCCGGCCTGTGA
- a CDS encoding MerR family transcriptional regulator — MLIGELAERAGTSTRTLRYYEAHGLVHPQRSANGYRVYDEAELRVVQEIRALLDVGFGLDDVRPFVACLRAGNASGDVCPDSVLVLRRKLAEVDDYLDRLGAVRQQLHTQLTHAIAHREEICPRKRASAP, encoded by the coding sequence ATGCTGATCGGCGAGCTGGCGGAACGAGCCGGCACGAGCACCCGGACGCTGCGCTACTACGAAGCCCACGGCCTGGTGCACCCGCAGCGCTCGGCGAACGGGTACCGCGTCTACGACGAGGCGGAGCTACGGGTCGTCCAGGAGATCCGGGCGCTGCTCGACGTCGGTTTCGGCCTCGACGACGTCCGCCCCTTCGTCGCCTGCCTGCGGGCGGGCAACGCGTCCGGCGACGTCTGTCCCGATTCCGTGCTGGTGCTGCGACGCAAGCTCGCCGAGGTCGACGACTACCTCGACCGGCTCGGAGCGGTCCGTCAGCAGTTGCACACCCAGCTCACCCACGCCATCGCGCACCGGGAGGAAATATGCCCCAGGAAACGAGCGTCAGCTCCCTGA
- a CDS encoding chitosanase, with amino-acid sequence MVHRRTAAYVAGTLLIGVAAVGYGLPSASAATAGPITGLAGKCVDVAGANPANGTAVQLYDCNGSAAQTWTVGNTDNSIRALGKCLDVTAASTTNGAKIQLYDCNGTGAQKWTTSNGALVNSASGKCLDVTDRSTANGARLQIWTCGGTTNQQWTLPGGGSTPPPTTPAGTNLDDPTKKDVAMQLVSAAENSSLDWRAQFSYIEDIGDGRGYTAGIIGFCSGTGDMLELVQAYTNSKPGNVLAGYLPALRAVNGTPSHSGLDPNFPRDWRTAANDSVFRAAQEAERDRVYFNPSVRDGKNDQVRALGQFAYYDAAVMHGYEGMRQIRNRALARAKPPAQGGDERTWLNAFLDERVIEMKKEEAHSDTSRVDTAQRVFLNNGNFNLNTPLTFAVYGDQFRIG; translated from the coding sequence ATGGTGCACAGAAGAACAGCCGCCTACGTCGCGGGCACCCTGCTGATCGGCGTCGCCGCCGTCGGCTACGGCCTGCCGTCGGCGAGCGCCGCCACCGCCGGCCCGATCACCGGCCTCGCCGGCAAGTGCGTCGACGTGGCCGGTGCCAACCCGGCCAACGGCACGGCCGTCCAGCTCTACGACTGCAACGGCAGCGCGGCCCAGACGTGGACCGTCGGCAACACCGACAACTCGATCCGGGCGCTCGGCAAGTGCCTCGACGTCACCGCCGCGTCGACCACCAACGGCGCCAAGATCCAGCTGTACGACTGCAACGGCACCGGCGCGCAGAAGTGGACCACCAGCAACGGCGCCCTCGTCAACTCCGCCTCCGGCAAGTGCCTCGACGTCACCGACCGCAGCACCGCCAACGGCGCCCGGTTGCAGATCTGGACCTGCGGCGGCACCACCAACCAGCAGTGGACCCTGCCCGGCGGCGGCAGCACCCCTCCGCCCACCACCCCGGCCGGGACCAACCTCGACGACCCGACGAAGAAGGACGTCGCCATGCAGCTCGTCTCGGCTGCGGAGAACTCCTCCCTCGACTGGCGTGCCCAGTTCTCCTACATCGAGGACATCGGCGACGGACGCGGCTACACCGCCGGCATCATCGGCTTCTGCTCCGGCACCGGCGACATGCTCGAACTGGTCCAGGCGTACACGAACAGCAAGCCCGGCAACGTGCTGGCCGGCTACCTGCCGGCGCTGCGCGCCGTCAACGGCACCCCCTCGCACTCGGGCCTCGACCCGAACTTCCCCCGCGACTGGCGCACGGCGGCCAACGACTCGGTCTTCCGGGCCGCCCAGGAGGCCGAGCGGGACCGCGTCTACTTCAACCCGTCGGTACGCGACGGCAAGAACGACCAGGTCCGGGCACTCGGCCAGTTCGCCTACTACGACGCAGCGGTCATGCACGGGTACGAGGGCATGCGTCAGATCCGCAACCGCGCCCTCGCCCGGGCGAAGCCCCCCGCGCAGGGCGGTGACGAGCGGACCTGGCTCAACGCCTTCCTCGACGAGCGGGTCATCGAGATGAAGAAGGAAGAGGCCCACTCCGACACGTCCCGGGTCGACACGGCCCAGCGGGTGTTCCTCAACAACGGCAACTTCAACCTGAACACGCCGTTGACGTTCGCCGTCTACGGCGACCAGTTCCGCATCGGCTAG
- a CDS encoding glycoside hydrolase family 43 protein, protein MSTDIANVATATRSIRNPVLAGFHPDPSILRVDDDYYLATSTFEWYPGVRVHHSRDLVNWRTLSGVITDRRLLDLRGCGDSNGVWAPDLTYHDGLFYLVYSDVASFASGYWDPQNFLVTAEDIAGPWSDPVKLHGRGFDAALFHDEDGTTWLLSMSADWRPGRDRFGGIEIQQYDRVERRLVGSPRMLFTGTSVGVTEGPHIYRHDGWYWLITAEGGTSWEHQVTVARSRELFGPYEVDPDGPLLTSVGRPDLRLQKAGHGSLVRTQTDEWYLAHLVGRPYSPLGSCVLGRETAIQRVEWPSGEWPKIAGGVPADEVVAPDLPAHPWPAEPETDHFDAPELGLCWSTLRRPASTDWVDLHARPSYLRIHGGQSPVGRQAPSLVARRVGAMHCSLETVVEFDPADHRQLAGITAYYNTLNWHHLYLTRDDDGRTVLQLLSSDNGRRTPYPDLTVDVSGVTRVGLRAVFDGPVVRFDYDLGAGWQPAGVDLDATILSDEHAALIIDGEPAAWGFTGSFLGLWVQDLGGDGAYADFDLATYREQ, encoded by the coding sequence GTGTCGACCGACATCGCTAACGTGGCGACCGCTACCCGGTCGATCCGCAACCCTGTCCTCGCCGGGTTCCACCCGGATCCCTCGATTCTGCGGGTCGACGACGACTACTACCTGGCTACCTCGACCTTCGAGTGGTATCCGGGCGTGCGTGTGCACCATTCGCGTGATCTCGTGAACTGGCGCACCCTGAGCGGGGTCATCACCGACCGCCGCCTGCTCGACCTGCGTGGCTGCGGTGACTCCAACGGCGTGTGGGCACCCGACCTGACGTACCACGACGGTCTGTTCTACCTCGTCTACAGCGACGTGGCCAGCTTCGCCAGCGGCTACTGGGATCCGCAGAACTTCCTGGTCACCGCCGAGGACATCGCCGGCCCCTGGTCGGACCCGGTGAAGCTGCACGGGCGCGGCTTCGACGCGGCGCTGTTCCACGACGAGGACGGCACCACGTGGTTGCTGAGCATGAGCGCGGACTGGCGACCCGGCCGGGACCGCTTCGGCGGCATCGAGATCCAGCAGTACGACCGGGTCGAGCGTCGGCTGGTCGGCAGCCCGCGCATGCTGTTCACCGGCACCTCGGTCGGCGTCACCGAGGGCCCGCACATCTACCGCCACGACGGGTGGTACTGGCTGATCACCGCCGAGGGCGGCACCAGTTGGGAGCACCAGGTCACCGTGGCGCGGTCCCGGGAGCTGTTCGGGCCGTACGAGGTCGATCCGGACGGGCCGCTGCTCACCTCCGTGGGTCGCCCCGACCTGCGGTTGCAGAAGGCGGGTCACGGCAGCCTGGTTCGTACCCAGACCGACGAGTGGTACCTGGCCCACCTGGTGGGGCGCCCCTACTCCCCGCTGGGCAGTTGTGTGCTCGGTCGGGAGACCGCGATCCAACGGGTCGAGTGGCCGTCGGGTGAGTGGCCGAAGATCGCCGGAGGGGTTCCGGCGGACGAGGTCGTCGCACCCGACCTGCCCGCGCACCCGTGGCCGGCGGAGCCCGAGACCGACCACTTCGACGCCCCCGAGCTGGGCCTGTGCTGGTCGACGCTGCGCCGACCGGCCAGCACCGACTGGGTCGACCTGCACGCCCGCCCGTCGTACCTGCGGATCCACGGCGGGCAGTCGCCGGTCGGGCGGCAGGCTCCGAGCCTGGTCGCGCGACGTGTCGGGGCGATGCACTGCTCGCTGGAGACCGTCGTCGAGTTCGACCCCGCCGACCACCGGCAGCTCGCCGGCATCACCGCCTACTACAACACGCTGAACTGGCACCACCTCTACCTGACCCGTGACGACGACGGGCGGACGGTGTTGCAACTGCTCAGCTCCGACAACGGACGGCGCACCCCGTACCCGGATCTGACCGTTGACGTCAGCGGCGTCACCCGGGTCGGTCTACGGGCCGTGTTCGACGGGCCGGTGGTGCGTTTCGACTACGACCTCGGCGCCGGTTGGCAGCCGGCCGGCGTCGACCTGGACGCGACCATCCTGTCCGACGAGCACGCCGCGCTGATCATCGACGGTGAGCCGGCGGCGTGGGGCTTCACCGGGTCGTTCCTCGGCCTGTGGGTACAGGATCTCGGCGGCGACGGCGCGTACGCCGACTTCGACCTGGCCACCTACCGGGAGCAGTGA
- a CDS encoding extracellular solute-binding protein has protein sequence MTSHLSRRTLLGLAGAGAGAYLLSACSGDDKSSDPNAPQTVNWWHIQNTEPMLPVWQAMANEYKSAHSNVTFTIQPLENEAFKAKLTTATQAGDPPDLFQSWGGGVLKQQVDAGLVKDLTDDVKDLVKGILPAAMEPYTIDGKIYGIPFDIGMVGFWYNKELFTRAGITETPTTWNGVLDAVRKLKAAGITPVALAGKDKWPAHFYWSYLAMRIGGVDALQKAVDSKNFDTPDLVAAGERLKELVDLQPFQKGFLGAEFGSPDGQAATMGNGNAGMELMGQWAPAVQASSSTSKKGLGDKLGFFPFPSVDGGKGAATEVFGGGNGFAVGKDAPAATIDFLKFLLNVENQKRSAQTGAVNPTVTEATSAISDPNNKAVAEALSKNTGFQLYLDQAYAPALGQQINDSVAEIIAGKKSPAAIVKDITQVAKTV, from the coding sequence ATGACCTCGCACCTCTCCCGCCGAACGCTGCTCGGCCTCGCCGGTGCCGGCGCCGGCGCGTACCTGCTGAGCGCCTGTAGCGGTGACGACAAGTCGAGCGACCCGAACGCCCCGCAGACCGTCAACTGGTGGCACATCCAGAACACCGAGCCGATGCTCCCGGTCTGGCAGGCGATGGCCAACGAGTACAAGTCCGCGCACAGCAACGTCACGTTCACCATCCAGCCCTTGGAGAACGAGGCGTTCAAGGCCAAGCTCACCACCGCCACCCAGGCGGGCGACCCGCCGGACCTGTTCCAGTCCTGGGGCGGCGGCGTGCTGAAGCAGCAGGTGGACGCCGGCCTGGTCAAGGACCTCACCGACGACGTCAAGGACCTGGTCAAGGGCATCCTGCCCGCGGCCATGGAGCCGTACACGATCGACGGCAAGATCTACGGCATTCCGTTCGACATCGGCATGGTCGGGTTCTGGTACAACAAGGAGCTCTTCACCCGCGCCGGCATCACCGAGACCCCCACCACCTGGAACGGCGTGCTCGACGCGGTCCGCAAGCTCAAGGCCGCCGGCATCACCCCGGTCGCGCTGGCCGGCAAGGACAAGTGGCCGGCCCACTTCTACTGGTCCTACCTGGCGATGCGCATCGGTGGTGTCGACGCGCTGCAGAAGGCCGTCGACAGCAAGAACTTCGACACCCCCGACCTCGTCGCCGCCGGTGAGCGGCTCAAGGAGCTCGTCGATCTGCAGCCGTTCCAGAAGGGCTTCCTCGGCGCGGAGTTCGGTTCGCCCGACGGTCAGGCCGCGACCATGGGCAACGGCAACGCCGGCATGGAACTGATGGGGCAGTGGGCGCCGGCGGTGCAGGCGTCCAGTTCCACCAGCAAGAAGGGCCTCGGCGACAAGCTCGGCTTCTTCCCGTTCCCCTCAGTGGACGGCGGTAAGGGCGCCGCGACCGAGGTCTTCGGCGGTGGCAACGGCTTCGCCGTCGGCAAGGACGCGCCGGCCGCCACCATCGACTTCCTGAAGTTCCTGCTCAACGTCGAGAACCAGAAGCGCTCCGCGCAGACCGGCGCGGTGAACCCGACGGTCACCGAGGCCACCTCGGCGATCAGCGACCCCAACAACAAGGCCGTCGCAGAGGCCCTGTCCAAGAACACCGGCTTCCAGCTCTACCTCGACCAGGCGTACGCGCCCGCGCTCGGGCAGCAGATCAACGACAGCGTCGCGGAGATCATCGCCGGCAAGAAGTCCCCGGCGGCGATCGTCAAGGACATCACTCAGGTGGCAAAGACCGTCTGA
- a CDS encoding carbohydrate ABC transporter permease, whose product MTRPSTVSDLRRGDTATDPPAPGPGTARKRGRQPRPGRGGVLAVFLAPALALFVLLVLAPIVVAAYASFFKWNGFGLPENFIGLDNYTRAFGDPTFRGDLWRGLILVVLSLVVQLPVALALAMLLNQPLRGRAVYRLIFFAPYVLSEVTTAVLFTLVFSPNRGLGEGVARWLGADAGTVFADPDTVLYAVFLVVSWKYFGLYMMLFLAARQGIPKELHEAAVTDGATGWQAFRHVTLPLLGPTIRISIFLSVIGTIQLFDMVWVLTGGGPIHSSETLAVTMYQFGFRRFEVGYASAISIVMFLLSLVFALFYQRIVLRRDTAGAITTQGGQR is encoded by the coding sequence ATGACCAGGCCATCGACCGTGTCCGACCTGAGGCGCGGCGACACGGCGACCGATCCGCCGGCACCGGGGCCGGGCACCGCGCGCAAGCGTGGCCGCCAGCCCCGGCCGGGCCGGGGTGGCGTCCTCGCCGTGTTCCTGGCGCCTGCCCTGGCGCTGTTCGTGCTGCTGGTCCTCGCCCCCATCGTGGTGGCCGCCTACGCCAGCTTCTTCAAGTGGAACGGCTTCGGCCTGCCGGAGAACTTCATCGGGTTGGACAACTACACCCGTGCCTTCGGCGACCCGACGTTCCGCGGCGACCTGTGGCGTGGCCTGATTCTGGTGGTGCTGTCCCTGGTCGTGCAGCTGCCTGTTGCGCTGGCCCTGGCCATGCTCCTCAATCAGCCACTGCGCGGGCGGGCCGTCTATCGGCTGATCTTCTTCGCCCCGTACGTGCTCTCCGAGGTCACCACGGCCGTCCTGTTCACCCTGGTGTTCTCACCGAACCGAGGGCTGGGCGAGGGGGTGGCCCGGTGGCTGGGCGCCGACGCGGGCACCGTCTTCGCCGACCCGGACACCGTGCTGTACGCCGTCTTCCTGGTGGTGTCCTGGAAGTACTTCGGCCTCTACATGATGCTCTTCCTGGCGGCCCGGCAGGGCATCCCGAAGGAACTGCACGAGGCGGCGGTCACCGACGGCGCCACCGGCTGGCAGGCGTTCCGACACGTCACCCTGCCCCTGCTCGGCCCGACGATCCGCATCAGCATCTTTCTGTCGGTCATCGGCACCATCCAGCTGTTCGACATGGTGTGGGTGCTCACCGGCGGTGGGCCGATCCACTCCTCGGAGACCCTCGCGGTCACGATGTACCAGTTCGGCTTCCGTCGCTTCGAGGTCGGCTACGCGAGCGCCATCAGCATCGTGATGTTCCTGCTGAGCCTCGTCTTCGCCCTGTTCTACCAACGCATCGTCCTGCGTCGTGACACGGCGGGCGCGATCACCACCCAGGGAGGCCAGCGATGA
- a CDS encoding carbohydrate ABC transporter permease codes for MTTTASSVQRTRSVVLHLVCIAVGVLIVVPVYFGVLGGFKDNGQLSTNPLGWPDPWVPNYFEILGNGVFWRQLGNSLLIAVSSTLIVVGAAAMAAFVFARYAFRGREFLVTLFAIGLMFPFAVAILPLFVLLRSVGLLDNPLGVILPQAAFGLPITIIILRQFFRTIPAEVEEAAVLDGCTAFGFFWKVLLPMARPALATVSVLAIVTSWNNFMLPLVVFSDQSWWTLPVGVQAFQGQYADDTARVLAYVVLSMLPALGFYAVAERQLIGGLTGSVKG; via the coding sequence ATGACCACCACGGCGAGTAGCGTCCAGCGGACGCGCAGCGTCGTGCTGCACCTCGTCTGCATCGCCGTCGGCGTTCTCATCGTCGTGCCGGTGTACTTCGGCGTGCTCGGCGGTTTCAAGGACAACGGCCAGCTGTCCACCAACCCGCTGGGCTGGCCCGACCCGTGGGTGCCGAACTACTTCGAGATCCTGGGCAACGGGGTGTTCTGGCGGCAACTCGGCAACAGTCTCCTCATCGCCGTGAGCAGCACCCTGATCGTCGTCGGCGCGGCGGCGATGGCCGCGTTCGTCTTCGCTCGCTACGCCTTCCGGGGCCGCGAGTTCCTGGTGACGTTGTTCGCGATCGGCCTGATGTTCCCGTTCGCGGTGGCCATCCTGCCGCTGTTCGTGCTGTTGCGCAGCGTCGGCCTGCTGGACAATCCGCTCGGCGTCATCCTGCCCCAGGCCGCCTTCGGGCTGCCGATCACCATCATCATCCTGCGCCAGTTCTTCCGGACCATTCCGGCCGAGGTCGAGGAGGCGGCCGTCCTCGACGGGTGCACCGCCTTCGGCTTCTTCTGGAAGGTCCTCCTGCCGATGGCACGGCCCGCCCTGGCCACCGTCTCGGTGCTGGCGATCGTCACCAGCTGGAACAACTTCATGCTCCCGCTGGTCGTCTTCAGCGACCAGAGTTGGTGGACCCTGCCGGTCGGGGTCCAGGCGTTCCAGGGCCAGTACGCCGACGACACCGCACGCGTGCTCGCCTACGTCGTGCTGTCCATGCTGCCGGCCCTGGGCTTCTACGCGGTCGCCGAACGTCAACTCATCGGCGGCCTGACCGGCAGCGTCAAGGGATGA
- a CDS encoding LacI family DNA-binding transcriptional regulator, with amino-acid sequence MIARLAGVSVPTVSRVINGRSDVAPDTRERVEALLNRHGYRRRSPARRTDAALIDLVFNDLDSPWAVEIIRGVEDVGQTSGVGTVVSAIHWRISSAKQWLDNMRTRSSEGVIFVTSMVNPPLQAELRRLHLPVVIIDPAGVDPQESPTIGATNWAGSLSANQYLISLGHRRIGFIAGPPHLMCSRARMDGYRAALGAADIPVDDALIRPGNFYHESGFSAGTQLLALPDPPTAIFASSDQMALGVYEAVRKRGLRVPDDVSVVGFDDLPEVRWCSPPLTTVRQPLAEMGMLAARTVLRLAGGEKTESPRVELATELIVRDSAAPPR; translated from the coding sequence ATGATCGCGCGGTTGGCGGGTGTCTCCGTACCCACGGTCTCCCGGGTCATCAACGGCCGCTCCGACGTCGCTCCCGACACTCGGGAGCGCGTCGAGGCGCTGCTCAACCGGCACGGGTACCGCCGCCGGTCACCGGCCCGGCGTACCGACGCGGCCCTCATCGACCTGGTCTTCAACGACCTGGACAGCCCGTGGGCAGTGGAGATCATCCGCGGGGTGGAGGACGTCGGTCAGACCAGTGGCGTCGGCACCGTCGTCTCGGCCATCCACTGGCGCATCTCCTCCGCCAAGCAGTGGCTCGACAACATGCGGACACGCTCCAGCGAGGGCGTCATCTTCGTGACGTCGATGGTGAACCCGCCGTTGCAGGCCGAGCTGCGGCGGCTCCACCTGCCGGTCGTCATCATCGACCCGGCCGGAGTGGACCCGCAGGAATCACCCACCATCGGCGCCACCAACTGGGCGGGCAGCCTCAGCGCCAACCAGTACCTGATCAGCCTGGGGCACCGGCGGATCGGCTTCATCGCCGGCCCACCGCACCTGATGTGCAGCCGGGCCCGGATGGACGGCTACCGGGCCGCGCTCGGCGCCGCCGACATCCCCGTCGACGACGCCCTCATCCGACCGGGCAACTTCTACCACGAGTCCGGTTTCAGCGCGGGTACGCAGCTGCTGGCCCTGCCCGACCCACCCACCGCCATCTTCGCCTCCAGTGACCAGATGGCACTGGGTGTCTACGAAGCGGTCCGCAAGCGCGGCCTACGGGTGCCCGACGACGTCAGCGTGGTCGGCTTCGACGACCTGCCGGAGGTCCGGTGGTGCTCCCCACCGCTGACCACCGTCCGTCAACCCCTCGCCGAGATGGGCATGCTGGCGGCCCGGACCGTCCTGCGCCTCGCCGGCGGCGAGAAGACCGAGAGCCCAAGGGTCGAACTCGCCACCGAGTTGATCGTCCGCGACAGCGCCGCGCCACCGCGCTGA
- a CDS encoding extracellular catalytic domain type 1 short-chain-length polyhydroxyalkanoate depolymerase encodes MRFRTALLAAALTTTLATMTAVATVATPASAATLTQVTNFGANPTNLQMHLYVPDRVAAQPALLLALHYCTGSGPAVHTGFGLSTLADRYGFIVIYPSVTRSSKCWDVSSPQALRRDGGSDPVGLKSMVDHVRSRYPVDSARIGVGGFSSGAMMTNVMLGLYPDVFHAGFSSSGVPFGCFATTNGAEWNSECSGGRIVRTGQQWGDLVRAAYPGYAGNRPRVQIWHGTTDTTLSYVNFGEQVKQWTNVLGVSPTPSYTDSPQTSATRTRYGGTGGTAPVEAISFQGYGHSIPFDAAQAVRFLGFDTTSPTTPPPGGTAAPLRNVAANRCLDVPSRSQTNGTQLTLWDCNGGTNQQWTPTTARQLQVYGTKCLDAEGAATTPGTRVIIWTCGSGANQQWNLNTDGTVTGVQSGLCLSPNGAGTANGTTMVLAGCTGGNSQKWARN; translated from the coding sequence ATGAGATTCAGAACCGCACTGCTGGCCGCCGCACTCACCACGACCCTCGCGACGATGACGGCAGTGGCAACTGTCGCCACCCCCGCGTCGGCAGCGACGCTCACCCAGGTCACCAACTTCGGCGCCAACCCGACGAACCTGCAGATGCACCTGTACGTGCCGGACCGGGTCGCGGCCCAGCCGGCCCTGCTCCTCGCGTTGCACTACTGCACCGGCAGCGGTCCGGCGGTACACACCGGCTTCGGCCTCAGCACCCTGGCCGACCGCTACGGCTTCATCGTGATCTACCCGTCGGTGACGCGGAGCAGCAAGTGCTGGGACGTCTCCTCGCCGCAGGCCCTCCGGCGTGACGGCGGCAGCGACCCCGTCGGGCTCAAGTCCATGGTCGACCACGTCCGGAGCCGCTACCCCGTCGACTCCGCACGGATCGGCGTGGGCGGTTTCTCCTCCGGTGCGATGATGACCAACGTCATGCTCGGCCTCTACCCCGACGTGTTCCACGCGGGCTTCAGCTCCTCGGGTGTCCCGTTCGGCTGCTTCGCCACCACCAACGGCGCGGAGTGGAACAGCGAGTGCTCCGGCGGGCGGATCGTCCGGACCGGACAGCAGTGGGGTGACCTGGTCCGCGCCGCGTACCCGGGCTACGCCGGCAACCGACCCCGGGTCCAGATCTGGCACGGCACCACGGACACCACACTGAGCTACGTCAACTTCGGCGAGCAGGTCAAGCAGTGGACCAACGTCCTGGGTGTGTCCCCGACACCCAGCTACACCGACTCGCCGCAGACCAGCGCCACCCGCACGCGCTACGGCGGCACCGGCGGCACGGCGCCCGTCGAAGCGATCAGCTTCCAGGGGTACGGCCACTCCATTCCGTTCGACGCCGCCCAGGCCGTCCGGTTCCTGGGCTTCGACACCACGAGCCCCACCACCCCACCACCGGGCGGCACCGCGGCGCCGCTGCGCAACGTGGCCGCCAACCGCTGCCTGGACGTGCCGTCCAGGTCACAGACGAACGGCACCCAACTGACGCTGTGGGACTGCAACGGCGGCACCAACCAGCAGTGGACACCGACCACCGCGAGACAACTCCAGGTGTACGGCACCAAGTGCCTCGACGCCGAGGGGGCCGCGACCACACCCGGCACCCGAGTGATCATCTGGACCTGCGGCAGCGGTGCCAACCAGCAGTGGAACCTCAACACCGACGGCACGGTCACCGGCGTGCAGTCCGGCCTGTGCCTCTCGCCGAACGGCGCCGGCACCGCGAACGGCACCACGATGGTCCTGGCGGGCTGCACCGGCGGCAACAGCCAGAAGTGGGCCCGAAACTGA